A single window of Bremerella cremea DNA harbors:
- the dxs gene encoding 1-deoxy-D-xylulose-5-phosphate synthase gives MAELLPSIKSPEDLQNFNTAQLNQLATEIREVLCNLVATRTAHFASNLGVVELCIALHRTFDFEQDRLIWDTGHQVYPHKLVTGRYDQFNTMRTKGGLMGYPNPNESPYDLFMTGHAGASVSTVMGLASGDYLAGHGDRHAVAVIGDGAFPCGMVFEALNNAKTLKGNLIIILNDNKMSICPRVGGVADYFDRLRMNPFYTGFKHEIVKALNMVPVFGDPTERFLAQLKEGVKAGLHGGMLFEELGVNYIGPIDGHNIPLLRKYLEMVKSQKGPTLLHVVTEKGHGYDPAAEDPVYYHTPPAICKPGEVKEEETKREGSKAYTNYARDAIAAVMRRNEKVTVLTAAMCQGTKMEPLREEFGERFFDTGICESHTVAFAAGQAKAGLRPVVNIYSTFLQRSFDQVFQEVALQDLPVVFTMDRAGITAADGPTHHGMYDVGYMRMFPNMIVMAPGDADELTAMVDFAVEVDHPTAIRYPKTNAENIKRDRAPLELGKAEVFRRGQDGAVICYGAQLAEANKAVEMLAKDGLDITLVNARFVKPFDAETILPILRESPFVVTVEEGALLTGFGSALLEEAADAGVDASHVKRLGIPDVFVQHGDRAEILAELQLDSLGIATVCRELAGVQRKVSSSH, from the coding sequence ATGGCGGAACTACTCCCCTCGATTAAATCGCCAGAAGACCTGCAGAATTTCAATACGGCCCAGCTCAATCAGTTGGCCACTGAGATTCGTGAGGTGTTATGTAATTTGGTGGCGACTCGCACGGCCCACTTTGCTTCCAACTTAGGTGTGGTTGAACTGTGCATTGCCCTGCATCGCACGTTCGATTTCGAACAAGATCGCTTGATCTGGGACACCGGCCATCAGGTTTATCCGCATAAGCTGGTTACCGGGCGCTACGATCAGTTCAACACGATGCGAACCAAAGGGGGCCTAATGGGGTACCCCAACCCCAACGAGAGCCCTTACGACTTGTTCATGACAGGGCATGCCGGGGCGAGCGTCTCGACGGTGATGGGACTGGCCAGTGGTGATTACTTGGCTGGCCACGGCGATCGTCATGCGGTGGCGGTCATTGGAGACGGGGCATTTCCTTGTGGCATGGTGTTCGAGGCGCTCAACAACGCTAAGACGCTCAAGGGGAACCTGATTATCATCTTGAACGATAACAAGATGTCGATCTGCCCACGCGTAGGTGGAGTGGCCGACTACTTCGACCGCTTGCGGATGAACCCGTTCTATACCGGTTTCAAGCATGAAATCGTCAAAGCGCTGAACATGGTCCCCGTTTTCGGCGACCCGACCGAACGTTTCCTCGCCCAACTGAAAGAAGGCGTCAAAGCTGGCCTGCACGGCGGGATGCTGTTTGAAGAGCTGGGCGTCAATTACATCGGTCCGATCGACGGCCACAACATTCCGCTGCTGCGGAAATACCTGGAGATGGTCAAATCGCAGAAGGGACCAACCTTGCTGCATGTGGTGACCGAAAAAGGGCACGGCTACGATCCAGCGGCCGAAGATCCCGTCTACTACCACACGCCTCCGGCGATTTGCAAACCAGGCGAAGTCAAAGAAGAAGAAACCAAACGCGAAGGCTCGAAGGCTTACACCAATTACGCCCGCGATGCGATTGCCGCCGTGATGCGTCGCAACGAAAAGGTAACCGTTCTTACGGCAGCGATGTGCCAAGGAACGAAGATGGAGCCACTCCGCGAAGAGTTTGGCGAACGTTTTTTCGATACCGGGATTTGCGAATCGCATACGGTTGCTTTTGCGGCTGGTCAGGCCAAAGCGGGACTCCGCCCGGTCGTTAACATCTACAGCACATTCCTCCAACGCAGCTTCGATCAGGTCTTCCAGGAAGTTGCCCTGCAGGATCTGCCGGTCGTTTTCACGATGGACCGAGCCGGAATTACTGCTGCGGATGGACCGACGCATCATGGCATGTACGATGTCGGTTATATGCGGATGTTCCCCAACATGATCGTCATGGCTCCGGGCGATGCCGACGAATTGACGGCGATGGTCGACTTCGCCGTGGAAGTGGATCATCCGACAGCGATTCGCTACCCCAAAACCAACGCTGAAAACATCAAGCGAGATCGTGCCCCCTTGGAATTAGGCAAAGCCGAAGTGTTTCGCCGTGGTCAGGACGGAGCCGTCATTTGTTACGGGGCCCAACTGGCTGAAGCGAACAAGGCGGTTGAAATGCTGGCCAAAGATGGTCTCGATATCACGCTGGTCAATGCGCGTTTTGTGAAACCGTTTGACGCCGAAACCATTTTGCCCATTCTCCGCGAGTCCCCTTTCGTCGTCACGGTGGAAGAAGGGGCTTTATTGACCGGCTTTGGCAGTGCCTTGCTGGAAGAAGCCGCCGATGCTGGTGTCGATGCGAGCCATGTAAAGCGACTTGGAATTCCGGACGTCTTCGTACAACATGGAGACAGAGCCGAAATCCTGGCCGAACTTCAGCTCGACTCACTCGGCATTGCGACCGTTTGCCGTGAGTTGGCTGGCGTACAACGCAAGGTTTCGTCCTCCCACTAA
- a CDS encoding polyprenyl synthetase family protein: MAEVSTDTFREIAERLRPEIDAALVRLTEFDDDCPSRLRDAIRYSLLAPGKRLRPVLALLAAEACGSERKQAIPPACAVEMVHAYSLIHDDLPAMDDDDLRRGRPTCHRQFDEATAILAGDALLTRAFEILATEIPDAEQSRRCLRELTRAAGASQLVGGQVDDLQFETLPGTADDLAKIHRRKTGAMITVSLRLGGIVAGASESLLTALTCYGDAVGLAFQITDDLLDVQGDEKAMGKRVGKDAGKGKMTFPGVWGIEESRRKAEQLIHQASEAVATLPCGGDALISLAHYVLERNH, from the coding sequence ATGGCCGAGGTGTCAACGGACACGTTTCGCGAAATTGCCGAACGGCTTCGACCCGAAATCGATGCCGCATTAGTCCGGCTCACCGAATTTGATGACGATTGCCCGTCCCGTTTGCGGGATGCAATACGTTACAGTTTGCTGGCCCCAGGCAAACGCCTCCGCCCTGTTTTGGCGTTGCTTGCGGCGGAAGCGTGCGGTTCAGAAAGGAAGCAAGCGATTCCTCCGGCATGTGCGGTCGAGATGGTTCACGCTTACTCCCTTATTCACGACGATTTACCAGCGATGGATGACGATGACCTGCGACGCGGGCGTCCGACTTGCCATCGCCAGTTTGACGAGGCCACCGCGATATTGGCTGGCGATGCACTGCTAACGCGGGCTTTCGAGATTCTTGCCACCGAAATCCCCGATGCCGAGCAATCTCGCCGCTGTTTACGCGAATTAACCCGTGCCGCTGGGGCCAGCCAGTTGGTTGGCGGCCAAGTAGACGATTTACAGTTCGAGACCTTGCCAGGCACGGCTGACGATTTGGCAAAGATACATCGTCGCAAAACCGGTGCGATGATTACCGTCTCACTTCGGTTGGGGGGGATTGTTGCCGGGGCAAGCGAAAGTTTGCTGACCGCGCTGACCTGCTACGGAGATGCGGTCGGTTTAGCCTTTCAAATCACCGACGACTTGCTGGACGTCCAAGGGGACGAAAAAGCGATGGGCAAACGCGTTGGTAAGGATGCGGGAAAGGGAAAGATGACCTTTCCTGGGGTTTGGGGTATTGAAGAGAGCCGGCGCAAAGCAGAACAATTGATACATCAGGCAAGTGAAGCCGTTGCCACCCTGCCCTGCGGAGGAGATGCGCTTATTTCACTGGCTCACTACGTGCTGGAAAGGAACCACTAA
- the xseB gene encoding exodeoxyribonuclease VII small subunit, producing MAKKKTPEAQQDDAPPKFEEGLAELQQIVQQLETGQLGLDEALDKYQRGIEVLKQCHAVLKTTERKIELLSGVDAEGNPVTQAFEDEEMSLDEKAESRAKRRGTAKKSTGKSTTDNVDDGRKLF from the coding sequence TTGGCCAAAAAGAAGACCCCAGAAGCCCAGCAGGATGATGCCCCGCCCAAATTCGAGGAAGGTTTGGCGGAGCTGCAACAGATTGTCCAGCAGCTAGAAACGGGACAGTTAGGCTTGGACGAGGCGCTCGACAAGTACCAGCGTGGGATCGAAGTCCTTAAGCAATGTCATGCGGTATTGAAGACGACGGAACGTAAGATCGAGCTCCTTTCGGGCGTCGACGCAGAGGGGAACCCCGTTACCCAGGCGTTTGAGGACGAGGAAATGTCCCTCGACGAAAAGGCCGAGTCCCGGGCCAAACGGAGGGGTACTGCCAAGAAATCTACGGGTAAATCGACCACAGATAACGTGGACGACGGTCGCAAGTTGTTCTAA
- the xseA gene encoding exodeoxyribonuclease VII large subunit, producing the protein MDAELEGWSEPEGKPPVLSVSQLTALIQGTLEMAIPAVWVAGEISNLSQPRSGHIYLTLKDDEAQIRAVLWRNTAAKLPFDLEDGQEVLCHGQLDVYPPRGSYQLVIREIEPRGVGSLQLKLRQLQQKLAAEGLFEADRKRPLSKFPRRIAFVTSPTGAAVRDFLEVMNRRWKNVEVLVIPARVQGEGAAQEIAAGIQKANQLAQRPDVLVVGRGGGSMEDLWCFNEEVVVRAIAASEIPTISAVGHEIDVTLADFAADVRALTPSEAAELVVPSMAEIQERLGSLKQRLATGLRATYDRAAAKLELLSRNRLFTHPFEMVHDYQRTLDELDTAATRAIRRRLQNAQEAMARRSAQLEAMSPLAVLSRGYSVTRNVERDVIREINQVQPGDEIETILPHGRILSRVESSEPNES; encoded by the coding sequence ATGGATGCCGAACTCGAAGGCTGGTCTGAACCAGAAGGAAAGCCGCCGGTCCTCAGTGTGTCGCAATTGACGGCCTTGATTCAGGGAACGCTCGAAATGGCGATCCCGGCAGTCTGGGTGGCAGGTGAGATCTCGAACTTGTCGCAGCCGCGCAGCGGGCACATTTATCTGACGCTCAAAGACGACGAAGCCCAGATTCGGGCTGTTCTCTGGCGCAATACGGCCGCCAAGCTTCCCTTCGACCTGGAAGATGGGCAGGAAGTGCTTTGCCACGGGCAACTCGATGTCTACCCGCCACGCGGAAGTTACCAACTGGTGATCCGCGAAATCGAGCCGCGCGGCGTGGGCTCTCTGCAACTGAAATTACGACAACTGCAGCAGAAACTTGCTGCTGAAGGGCTCTTCGAGGCGGATCGCAAACGCCCGCTGTCGAAGTTTCCACGGCGAATCGCTTTCGTAACCAGCCCCACGGGGGCGGCGGTACGTGATTTTCTGGAAGTGATGAATCGCCGCTGGAAAAACGTCGAAGTGCTGGTGATTCCTGCTCGTGTCCAAGGAGAAGGAGCCGCTCAAGAGATCGCCGCCGGAATTCAAAAGGCGAACCAGCTTGCGCAACGCCCCGACGTACTGGTCGTAGGACGCGGCGGCGGAAGCATGGAGGACTTATGGTGCTTCAACGAAGAGGTCGTTGTTCGGGCGATCGCGGCTTCCGAAATTCCGACGATCTCAGCCGTAGGGCACGAAATCGATGTTACCTTGGCAGACTTTGCCGCAGACGTGCGGGCATTGACCCCCAGTGAAGCCGCCGAATTGGTGGTGCCGTCGATGGCTGAGATTCAGGAACGACTAGGCAGCTTAAAGCAGCGTCTGGCTACCGGTCTCCGAGCGACCTACGACCGAGCCGCCGCCAAGTTGGAACTGCTTTCTCGCAACCGTTTATTCACGCATCCTTTCGAGATGGTCCACGACTACCAACGCACGCTTGATGAACTCGATACGGCCGCAACTCGGGCAATTCGGCGCCGACTCCAAAATGCGCAAGAGGCGATGGCCCGCCGTTCAGCCCAGTTGGAAGCGATGTCTCCCTTGGCAGTGTTGTCGCGTGGGTACTCGGTTACACGAAATGTCGAGCGAGATGTGATTCGTGAGATAAACCAGGTTCAGCCGGGGGACGAAATCGAAACCATTTTGCCCCACGGACGAATCCTCAGCCGGGTGGAATCGAGCGAACCAAACGAGTCGTAA
- a CDS encoding NPCBM/NEW2 domain-containing protein codes for MRKFACSLLLLLTLAMPALADETSTAQALQERVRAFHADAPHEDLKLRVIYFHPADREPQSNYQARVNRIVLDIKDFYDTEFARIGLQDAELPLEMDGEEVKIHVVKGAENHDSYGYDVQYGLKILREIGQQLRGQVDPEREFLLILCGLCDKQDKGVYKIYSPYYGLGDANQVRGICFAADCEMLDTLNLTKTKEPFRYNEHNRDQRRSLADFNTVFIGGMAHELGHGLSLPHNHELSSERDKGTALMGSGNYTYRAELIGKKGSFMTLASATRMLSHPLLTQSNKQRFDRGHVRVSDVTFQGTGKALTVRGKVESNIEPFAVIAYSDAEGGSNYDAFQWTEEVRPDGTFEITLDEHKPGPNALRLNFCHVNGATSEVSYGFTANERGEPNIQALQDSLIKGDIEQKLRSGDFHAAHTLAASYWKAHPETTIAEFLQQCQAYQGNTRLRALQDVTENAVFLSDIQAEKEEVEFGRPTRNAIYHSRRRQGSGFFLMPGGQIHGKGLYAHAKSNYTFALDGTWKKLTAVAGLQPGAPEQGSVVFIVQGDGKELYRSERLQGSNVAQIELDISGVKQLELITQAAGQGSRGCWSVWGSPQISR; via the coding sequence ATGCGAAAGTTTGCTTGCTCGCTGTTATTGCTTCTTACTTTGGCCATGCCGGCGCTGGCCGACGAAACCTCGACCGCCCAAGCCCTGCAAGAGCGCGTGCGAGCCTTTCATGCAGATGCCCCGCACGAAGACTTGAAGCTGCGGGTAATCTACTTTCATCCCGCCGACCGCGAGCCGCAGTCCAACTACCAAGCGCGAGTCAATCGGATCGTGCTGGACATCAAGGACTTCTACGACACCGAGTTCGCGCGAATCGGTCTGCAAGACGCCGAGTTGCCGCTGGAGATGGACGGCGAGGAAGTCAAAATTCATGTGGTGAAAGGCGCCGAAAACCACGACAGCTACGGTTACGACGTCCAATACGGTTTGAAAATTCTCCGCGAGATCGGCCAACAACTACGCGGCCAAGTTGATCCAGAACGGGAATTTCTTTTGATCTTGTGCGGCTTGTGCGACAAGCAGGACAAAGGGGTCTACAAGATTTATTCTCCCTATTATGGTCTCGGCGATGCGAATCAGGTTCGGGGCATTTGCTTCGCCGCCGATTGCGAAATGCTCGACACGTTGAATCTGACCAAGACTAAGGAGCCGTTCCGCTACAACGAACACAATCGCGATCAACGTCGCTCGCTGGCCGATTTCAACACGGTTTTCATCGGCGGCATGGCCCACGAATTGGGGCACGGACTGAGCCTACCTCACAACCACGAGCTTTCATCTGAACGCGACAAAGGGACGGCGCTCATGGGGTCGGGCAATTACACTTACCGTGCAGAATTGATCGGCAAAAAGGGGAGCTTTATGACGCTGGCCAGCGCGACCCGCATGCTGTCGCACCCGCTGCTAACGCAAAGCAACAAACAGCGATTCGACCGGGGACACGTACGCGTCTCGGATGTGACCTTCCAGGGAACAGGAAAAGCGTTGACCGTACGCGGCAAAGTGGAATCGAACATCGAACCGTTCGCCGTAATCGCCTACAGCGACGCCGAAGGAGGTAGCAACTACGATGCGTTCCAATGGACAGAGGAAGTCCGGCCAGACGGAACATTCGAGATCACGCTCGACGAACACAAGCCAGGACCTAATGCCTTGCGGCTGAACTTCTGTCACGTTAACGGAGCGACCTCGGAAGTCAGCTATGGCTTTACCGCCAACGAACGAGGGGAGCCCAACATTCAGGCCCTGCAAGATTCGCTGATCAAAGGCGATATTGAACAAAAACTCCGCTCAGGCGATTTCCACGCGGCCCATACACTTGCGGCCAGCTACTGGAAAGCCCATCCTGAAACGACTATCGCCGAATTCCTGCAGCAGTGTCAGGCTTACCAGGGCAATACCCGACTGCGTGCCTTACAAGATGTTACCGAGAACGCAGTATTTCTTTCCGACATCCAGGCCGAAAAAGAGGAGGTCGAATTTGGTCGCCCAACGCGGAATGCGATTTACCATTCGCGACGCCGCCAGGGCAGCGGATTCTTCTTAATGCCAGGGGGCCAGATCCACGGCAAGGGTCTGTATGCCCATGCTAAGTCGAACTATACCTTCGCTCTTGATGGAACCTGGAAGAAGTTGACAGCAGTAGCTGGCCTTCAGCCAGGTGCCCCGGAACAGGGCAGCGTGGTCTTCATCGTGCAAGGAGACGGAAAAGAGCTTTATCGATCGGAGAGGCTGCAAGGCTCGAATGTCGCTCAGATCGAACTCGATATTAGCGGCGTGAAGCAACTGGAATTGATCACCCAAGCGGCAGGCCAAGGCAGTCGCGGCTGCTGGTCGGTGTGGGGCTCGCCTCAAATCAGCCGTTAA
- a CDS encoding lysophospholipid acyltransferase family protein — MRKNLHPWIARTGGMALVTMLKTVMSTLDIRAMYYQAQNDPANPFCPRRGIYIFWHEYITIPFALRGHCEISMLLSRHRDAEWLAHAASIMGFGTVRGSSSWGSITALKELIKISRDQHLAITPDGPQGPRRELAQGPIYLASKLQMPLIPMGFGMDRPVRLGTWDKFALPRPFSRARMIMGEAIYVPRKIDRDQAEAYRLQVQRVLTQLTVTAENWAESRLPGENEVAFFPTATPLAAQKDISDKRRFWSQAAERDLMPQPPMQEERVAEPAILPFRVAS; from the coding sequence ATGCGTAAGAATCTTCATCCCTGGATAGCACGAACCGGCGGTATGGCCTTGGTGACGATGCTAAAAACGGTGATGAGTACGCTGGACATCCGAGCGATGTACTACCAGGCGCAGAACGACCCGGCCAATCCGTTTTGTCCACGGCGTGGCATTTATATTTTCTGGCACGAGTACATCACGATTCCCTTTGCCTTGCGGGGGCATTGCGAGATCTCGATGCTCTTGAGTCGGCACCGTGATGCCGAGTGGCTGGCCCATGCGGCTTCGATCATGGGGTTTGGCACGGTGCGTGGATCTTCCAGTTGGGGAAGCATTACCGCGCTCAAAGAGTTGATCAAGATTTCCCGTGACCAGCATTTGGCGATCACTCCCGATGGTCCGCAAGGTCCGCGACGCGAACTCGCACAGGGGCCGATCTATTTGGCCTCGAAGTTGCAAATGCCACTCATTCCAATGGGGTTTGGCATGGATCGACCGGTCCGGCTGGGAACGTGGGACAAGTTCGCCCTGCCCCGCCCCTTCAGCCGAGCACGTATGATCATGGGGGAAGCGATCTATGTTCCGCGCAAAATCGATCGCGATCAGGCAGAAGCATATCGCCTGCAAGTGCAACGTGTTCTGACCCAACTAACGGTCACCGCCGAGAACTGGGCCGAGTCTCGTTTGCCAGGCGAGAACGAAGTCGCATTCTTTCCGACAGCTACTCCGCTGGCCGCTCAGAAAGATATTTCTGACAAGCGGCGTTTTTGGAGCCAGGCAGCCGAACGCGACCTTATGCCTCAGCCGCCGATGCAGGAAGAAAGAGTGGCCGAGCCTGCCATTCTTCCGTTCCGCGTGGCTTCTTAA
- the dapF gene encoding diaminopimelate epimerase, giving the protein MRFTKMHGAGNDYVYVNLFEESLPAPPEKLAPLVSDRHFGIGGDGLILIMPSDVADARMRMFNADGSESEMCGNGLRCVAKFVYDHGIAKKDKLKLETGAGILSVDLETDGKTAKRVTVNMGQPILDAAKIPTTFGETPVVEKELEISGRMFEATCVSMGNPHCVIFVDKADDDLVLGIGPQIENAPQFPARVNVAFIEVISPNEVRQRTWERGSGETLACGTGASAVCVAGVLAGKLHRRIVNHLLGGDLELYWSEEDNNVYMTGPAEEVFSGVWTIPQDVPLYSELA; this is encoded by the coding sequence ATGCGTTTTACAAAAATGCACGGAGCCGGAAACGACTACGTGTATGTCAACTTGTTTGAAGAATCGTTGCCTGCCCCGCCAGAGAAGCTTGCTCCATTGGTTTCGGATCGCCATTTTGGGATTGGTGGCGATGGGTTAATCTTGATCATGCCTTCCGACGTGGCCGATGCCCGGATGCGGATGTTCAATGCCGATGGATCGGAATCGGAAATGTGCGGTAACGGTTTGCGCTGTGTCGCCAAGTTCGTTTACGACCACGGGATCGCCAAGAAGGATAAGCTCAAGCTCGAAACCGGAGCCGGCATACTTTCGGTGGACCTCGAAACCGATGGCAAAACGGCCAAGCGGGTTACCGTAAATATGGGACAGCCGATCCTCGACGCAGCGAAGATTCCAACCACCTTTGGTGAAACGCCGGTTGTGGAAAAAGAGCTTGAGATCAGCGGTCGGATGTTCGAGGCGACTTGTGTTTCGATGGGCAATCCGCACTGCGTGATCTTTGTCGACAAGGCAGACGATGATTTGGTATTAGGGATTGGCCCTCAGATCGAAAATGCTCCCCAGTTTCCGGCCCGGGTTAATGTCGCGTTCATTGAAGTCATCAGCCCGAACGAAGTACGGCAGCGAACTTGGGAACGCGGAAGTGGCGAAACGTTGGCTTGCGGCACCGGTGCTAGTGCTGTTTGCGTTGCTGGCGTGCTAGCCGGCAAGCTGCATCGACGCATTGTAAATCACCTGCTCGGGGGGGATTTAGAGCTTTACTGGAGCGAAGAAGACAATAATGTCTATATGACCGGCCCGGCGGAAGAAGTTTTCAGTGGGGTTTGGACGATACCACAGGATGTACCTTTGTATTCGGAACTGGCCTAG
- a CDS encoding ion transporter — MPTLKQIVEKHDTPAGRIFDFSILAMVVVTLFSYSLSTIPNLSATGRIWLSRLETLSFAVFSLEYLLRIYVATPKRKYIFSFFGLIDLLAILPFFIGFSVDLRSIRALRLLRLFRILKLARYSAAVRRFHRALIIAKEEIILFLSAALIILYLAAVGIYQFENEAQPESFGSVFHCLWWAVATLTTVGYGDVYPVTIGGRIFTFVILVIGLGVISVPAGLVATALAQARKLEDAQNQPPVPDETNNEV; from the coding sequence ATGCCTACCCTGAAACAAATTGTTGAAAAACACGACACGCCAGCTGGGCGGATTTTTGACTTTTCAATTCTCGCCATGGTCGTCGTAACACTATTTAGCTATTCCTTGAGCACCATCCCCAATCTATCGGCAACGGGTCGTATTTGGCTATCACGACTCGAGACTCTCTCATTCGCCGTTTTTTCTTTGGAATATTTGCTACGAATCTACGTTGCCACTCCGAAGCGAAAGTACATTTTCAGCTTCTTTGGGCTCATCGACCTGTTGGCGATTCTTCCCTTTTTCATTGGCTTTAGCGTTGACCTACGCTCGATCCGGGCTTTACGTTTGCTGCGTTTGTTCCGCATCTTGAAACTGGCCCGCTACAGCGCAGCGGTTCGCCGTTTTCATCGTGCTTTGATCATCGCCAAGGAAGAAATCATTCTGTTTCTGAGTGCCGCGTTGATCATTCTTTACTTAGCCGCCGTGGGAATTTATCAGTTCGAGAACGAAGCCCAGCCTGAGTCGTTTGGCTCCGTATTTCATTGCCTCTGGTGGGCCGTAGCCACGCTAACCACGGTGGGCTACGGCGACGTCTATCCCGTTACGATCGGCGGAAGAATCTTTACGTTTGTGATTTTGGTAATTGGTCTCGGTGTGATTTCTGTCCCGGCAGGCTTAGTCGCCACTGCTTTGGCTCAGGCCAGGAAGCTAGAGGATGCTCAAAACCAACCTCCCGTGCCGGATGAGACGAACAACGAGGTTTAA